From Bos javanicus breed banteng chromosome 5, ARS-OSU_banteng_1.0, whole genome shotgun sequence, the proteins below share one genomic window:
- the TCF20 gene encoding transcription factor 20 isoform X5 — protein sequence MKETVSPGQEREGAGKEGCWPAAALLSSMQSFREQSSYHGNQQSYPQEVHGSSRIEEFSPRQAQMFQNFGGAGGGSSGSGGGGGGGRRAAAAAAAAMASETSGHQGYQGFRKEAGDFYYMAGNKDPVATGTPQPPPRRPSGPVQSYGPPQGSSFGNQYGSEGHVGQFQAQHSALGGVSHYSQDYTGPFSPGSAQYQQQPSSQQQQQQQQVQQLRQQLYQSHQPLPQAASQPASGASHLQPMQRPSTLPASAAGYQLRVGQFGQHYQSSATAASSSFPSPQRFSQSGQSYDGSYSVNAGSQYEGHNVGSNAQAYGTQSNYSYQPQSMKNFEQAKIPPGTQQGQQQQQQQQQQQQQQQQQHPPQHVMQYSNAATKLPLQSQVGQYSQPEVPVRSPMQFHQNFSPISNPSPAASVVQSPSCSSTPSPLTQSGENLQCGQGNVPMGSRNRILQLMPQLSPTPSMMPSPNSHTAGFKGFGLEGVPEKRLTDPGLSSLSALSTQVANLPNTVQHMLLSDALTPQKKTSKRPSSSSKKTDSCPNSEGSSQAEEQLKSPMAESLDGGCSSSSEDQGERVRQLSGQSTSSDTTYKGGASEKAGSSPAQGAQNEAPRLSTSPAVREETASPGAKDTPLSSEGNPKVNEKTVGVIVSREAMAGRVEKPGGQDKGSQEEDPAATQRPPSTGGAKEASHASLPQPEPPGGGSKGNKSGDSNSNHNGEGNGQTGHPAGGSGFTGRTEPSKSPGSLRYSYKDSFGSAVPRNISSFAQYPTGQDKGDFTSHGERKGRNEKFPSLLQEVLQGYHHHPDRRYSRSSQEHQAMAGSLEGATRPNVLVSQTNELASRGLLNKSIGSLLENPHWGPWERKSSGTAPEMKQINLADYPIPRKFEIEPPSSAHEPGGSLSERRSVICDISPLRQIVRDPGAHSLGHMGADTRLGRNERLNPSLSQSVILPGGLVSMETKLKSQSGQIKEEDFEQSKSQASFNNKKSGDHCHPASIKHESYRGNASPGAATHDSISDYGPQDSRPTPMRRVPGRVGSREGMRGRSPSQYHDFSEKLKMSPGRSRGPGGDPHHMSPHMTFSERANRSSLHTPFSPNSESLASAYHTNTRAHAYGDPSAGLNSQLHYKRQMYQQQQEEYKDWGGSSAQGVIAAAQHRQEGPRKSPRQQQFLDRVRSPLKNDKDGMMYGPPMGTYHDPSGQDGGRCLMSSDGLSNKGIELKHGSQKLQQESCWDLSRQTSPAKSSGPPGMSNQKRYGPPHETDGHGLAESTQSSKPSNVMLRLPGQEDHSSQNPLIMRRRVRSFISPIPSKRQSQDVKNSNTEDKGRLLHPSKEGTDKAYNSYAHLSHSQEIKSIPKRESSKDLPSPDSRNCPAVTLTSPAKTKILPPRKGRGLKLEAIVQKITSPNIRRSASSNSAEAGGDTVTLDDILSLKSGPPEGGSGAVPDTELEKRKGEVIAELACPAGQELSGEKPLARSSEEWRGGGDDKVKTETHPDTVAAGKEPPGAMASATSQKPGSNQGRPDGSLGGTAPLIFPDSKNVPPVGTLAPEANPKAEEKESDAVTISPKQEGFPPKGYFPSGKKKGRPIGSVNKQKKQQQPPPPPPQPPQIPEGSADGEPKPKKQRQRRERRKPGAQPRKRKTKQAVPIVEPQEPEIKLKYATQPLDKTDAKNKSFFPYIHVVNKCELGAVCTIINAEEEEQTKLVRGRKGQRSLTPPPSSTESKVLPASSFVLQGPVVTESSVMGHLVCCLCGKWASYRNMGDLFGPFYPQDYAATLPKNPPPKRAAETQSKVKVRHKSASNGSKTDTEEEEEQQQQKEQRSLAAHPRFKRRHRSEDCAGGPRSLSRGLPCKKATTEGSSEKTVLDSKPSVPTTSEGGPELELQIPELPLDSNEFWVHEGCILWANGIYLVCGRLYGLQEALEIAREM from the exons GAGGGCTGCTGGCCTGCTGCTGCGCTGCTGAGCAGTATGCAGTCCTTCCGGGAGCAAAGCAGTTACCACGGGAACCAGCAGAGCTACCCCCAGGAGGTGCACGGCTCATCCCGGATAGAGGAGTTCAGCCCTCGCCAGGCCCAGATGTTCCAGAATTTTGGGGGTGCTGGTGGTGGCagcagcggcagcggcggcggcggcggtggtggACGAcgagcagcggcggcggcggcggccgcgatGGCCAGCGAGACCTCCGGCCATCAGGGCTACCAGGGCTtcaggaaggaggctggagaCTTTTACTACATGGCAGGCAACAAGGACCCCGTGGCCACAGGAACCCCGCAGCCTCCTCCGCGAAGGCCTTCCGGGCCGGTGCAGAGCTACGGACCCCCCCAGGGGAGCAGCTTTGGCAATCAGTATGGCAGTGAGGGTCACGTGGGCCAGTTTCAAGCACAGCACTCTGCCCTTGGCGGTGTGTCTCATTACTCGCAGGATTACACGGGGCCGTTCTCTCCGGGGAGCGCTCAGTACCAGCAGCAGCCTtccagccagcagcagcagcagcagcagcaagtgcagCAGCTGCGGCAGCAGCTCTACCAGTCCCATCAGCCCCTGCCGCAGGCCGCCAGCCAGCCAGCGTCCGGCGCCTCGCACCTGCAGCCCATGCAGCGGCCCTCAACTCTGCCGGCCTCGGCCGCCGGCTACCAGCTGAGAGTGGGGCAGTTCGGCCAGCACTACCAGTCTTCTGCcaccgccgcctcctcctccttcccatcaCCGCAGCGTTTCAGCCAGTCTGGGCAGAGCTATGACGGCAGTTACAGTGTGAACGCCGGATCACAGTACGAAGGGCATAACGTGGGCTCCAACGCACAGGCTTATGGAACACAATCCAATTACAGCTATCAGCCTCAATCTATGAAGAATTTCGAACAGGCCAAGATTCCACCAGGGACCcagcaggggcagcagcagcagcagcagcaacaacagcagcagcagcagcagcagcagcagcaccccccTCAGCACGTGATGCAGTATTCCAACGCTGCCACCAAGCTGCCCCTGCAAAGCCAGGTCGGGCAGTACAGCCAGCCCGAGGTTCCCGTGAGGTCCCCCATGCAGTTTCACCAGAACTTCAGCCCCATCTCTAACCCTTCCCCAGCTGCCTCCGTGGTTCAGTCTCCAAGCTGTAGCTCTACCCCGTCTCCTCTCACACAGAGCGGGGAGAACCTCCAGTGTGGGCAAGGCAATGTGCCAATGGGCTCCAGAAACAGAATCCTGCAGTTAATGCCTCAGCTCAGCCCAACCCCGTCGATGATGcccagtcccaactctcacactGCGGGCTTCAAAGGGTTCGGGCTGGAAGGGGTGCCTGAAAAGCGGCTGACCGATCCCGGCTTGAGTAGTTTGAGTGCCCTGAGTACGCAGGTGGCCAACCTTCCTAATACGGTTCAGCACATGCTACTTTCCGACGCCCTGACCCCTCAGAAGAAGACCTCCAAGAGGCCTTCCTCGTCATCCAAGAAAACAGACAGCTGCCCAAACTCGGAAGGCTCTTCACAGGCTGAAGAACAACTGAAGTCCCCGATGGCAGAGTCGCTGGATGGAGGCTGCTCCAGCAGTTCTGAGGATCAAGGCGAGAGGGTGAGGCAGCTGAGTGGCCAGAGCACAAGCTCGGACACCACCTACAAGGGCGGGGCCTCGGAAAAGGCAGGCTCCTCACCAGCACAGGGTGCTCAGAACGAAGCCCCCCGACTCAGCACCAGTCCTGCAGTCCGAGAAGAGACCGCCTCGCCGGGTGCCAAGGACACACCACTGTCATCTGAGGGCAACCCAAAAGTCAACGAGAAGACAGTCGGGGTGATTGTCTCCCGGGAAGCTATGGCAGGCCGGgtggaaaagcctggtgggcaggaCAAAGGCTCCCAGGAAGAGGATCCTGCAGCCACACAGAGGCCACCCAGCACCGGGGGGGCAAAGGAAGCCAGCCACGCGTCACTTCCACAGCCAGAGCCTCCAGGAGGAGGCAGTAAAGGAAACAAGAGTGGAGACAGTAACTCCAACCAcaatggggaagggaatggccagACTGGGCACCCTGCAGGGGGCTCTGGTTTCACAGGCAGGACTGAGCCCAGCAAATCTCCTGGAAGCCTGCGCTATAGTTACAAAGACAGTTTTGGGTCAGCTGTGCCGAGAAACATTAGCAGCTTTGCTCAGTATCCTACAGGACAAGATAAAGGGGACTTCACCAGCCACGGGGAGCGAAAGGGTAGAAATGAGAAGTTCCCCAGCCTCCTGCAGGAGGTGCTTCAGGGTTACCACCACCACCCCGACAGGAGGTACTCCCGGAGTTCTCAGGAGCACCAGGCCATGGCTGGCAGCCTCGAAGGAGCCACAAGGCCTAATGTCTTAGTGAGTCAGACCAATGAGTTAGCTAGCAGGGGCCTTCTGAACAAAAGCATTGGGTCCCTGTTAGAAAACCCCCACTGGGGCCCCTGGGAAAGAAAGTCAAGTGGCACAGCTCCTGAGATGAAACAGATCAATTTGGCCGACTACCCAATTCCCAGAAAGTTTGAAATAGAGCCTCCATCGTCAGCCCATGAGCCCGGGGGTTCCCTCTCTGAGAGAAGATCAGTCATCTGTGACATTTCTCCACTAAGACAGATTGTCAGAGACCCGGGGGCTCACTCGCTAGGACACATGGGCGCCGACACCAGACTTGGGAGGAATGAGCGTCTCAATCCCAGTttaagtcagtcagtcattcTTCCAGGTGGGCTGGTGTCCATGGAAACAAAGCTGAAATCCCAGAGTGGGCAGATAAAAGAGGAAGACTTTGAACAGTCCAAGTCCCAAGCTAGTTTCAACAACAAGAAATCGGGAGACCACTGCCACCCTGCTAGCATCAAGCACGAGTCTTACCGAGGCAATGCCAGCCCCGGAGCGGCGACCCATGATTCCATCTCAGACTACGGCCCGCAGGACAGCAGACCCACACCAATGCGGCGAGTCCCCGGCAGAGTTGGCAGTCGGGAGGGCATGAGGGGTCGGTCCCCTTCTCAGTATCATGACTTTTCAGAAAAGTTGAAGATGTCCCCTGGGAGGAGCAGAGGCCCAGGGGGCGACCCTCATCACATGAGCCCACACATGACCTTCTCCGAGAGGGCCAACAGGAGTTCTTTGCACACTCCCTTTTCTCCCAATTCGGAAAGCCTGGCCTCTGCTTATCACACAAACACGCGTGCTCATGCTTATGGGGACCCCAGTGCAGGTTTGAATTCCCAGCTCCATTACAAGAGACAGATGTACCAACAGCAGCAAGAGGAATATAAGGACTGGGGTGGCAGTTCTGCTCAGGGAGTGATCGCTGCGGCTCAGCACAGGCAGGAGGGGCCCCGAAAGAGTCCACGTCAGCAGCAGTTTCTCGACCGAGTCCGGAGCCCCCTGAAGAATGACAAAGATGGCATGATGTATGGCCCACCGATGGGGACGTACCATGACCCCAGCGGTCAGGACGGTGGGCGCTGCCTCATGTCTAGTGATGGTCTTTCTAACAAAGGCATTGAACTGAAGCACGGCTCCCAGAAGTTACAGCAAGAATCTTGTTGGGATCTCTCTCGGCAGACTTCTCCAGCCAAAAGCAGCGGCCCCCCAGGAATGTCCAATCAGAAAAGGTACGGACCACCCCATGAGACCGACGGACACGGGCTCGCAGAGTCTACGCAGTCATCCAAACCGAGTAACGTTATGCTGAGACTTCCAGGTCAAGAGGATCATTCTTCTCAAAACCCCTTAATCATGAGGAGGCGTGTCCGTTCTTTTATCTCTCCCATTCCCAGTAAGAGACAGTCACAGGATGTGAAGAACAGTAACACTGAAGATAAAGGGCGCCTCCTTCACCCGTCAAAAGAAGGCACTGACAAAGCGTACAATTCCTATGCCCATCTTTCTCACAGTCAGGAGATCAAGTCCATCCCTAAGAGGGAGTCCTCCAAGGACCTTCCAAGTCCAGATAGTAGGAACTGCCCTGCGGTCACCCTTACAAGTCCTGCTAAGACCAAAATCCTGCCCCCAAGGAAAGGCCGGGGGTTGAAACTGGAAGCTATCGTCCAGAAGATCACATCCCCAAACATTAGGAGGAGCGCGTCCTCGAACAGCGCAGAGGCTGGGGGAGACACAGTTACTCTTGACGACATCCTGTCTTTGAAAAGCGGCCCTCCGGAAGGTGGGAGCGGTGCCGTTCCAGACACTgagctggagaagagaaaaggcgAGGTGATAGCTGAGCTGGCCTGTCCCGCAGGCCAGGAGCTGAGCGGAGAAAAGCCTCTGGCCCGGTCTTCGGAGGAGTGGCGCGGTGGTGGGGACGACAAGGTGAAGACGGAGACGCACCCTGACACGGTCGCCGCTGGGAAGGAGCCCCCTGGTGCCATGGCATCCGCAACCTCACAGAAGCCTGGGAGTAACCAAGGGAGACCAGACGGCTCCCTGGGCGGGACagcacctttaatctttcctgaCTCAAAGAATGTACCTCCAGTGGGCACGTTGGCTCCCGAGGCAAACCCCAAGGCTGAAGAGAAAGAGAGCGATGCCGTGACGATTTCCCCCAAACAGGAGGGCTTCCCCCCGAAGGGTTACTTCCcctcaggaaagaagaaagggagaccCATTGGTAGTGTAAATAAGCAGAAGAAACAACAGCAGCCCCCTCCGCCACCCCCTCAACCCCCTCAGATACCAGAGGGTTCTGCTGATGGAGAGCCAAAGCCAAAAAAGCAGAGGCAGCGGAGGGAGCGAAGGAAGCCTGGGGCGCAGCCCAGGAAGCGGAAAACCAAACAGGCCGTTCCCATCGTAGAACCCCAAGAACCGGAGATCAAGCTGAAGTACGCCACCCAGCCCCTGGATAAAACCGATGCCAAGAACAAGTCTTTTTTCCCTTATATCCACGTAGTAAATAAGTGTGAACTTGGAGCCGTGTGTACAATCATCAACGCCGAGGAGGAGGAGCAGACCAAATTGGTGAGGGGGCGGAAGGGCCAGCGGTCCCTGACGCCTCCGCCCAGCAGCACCGAGAGCAAGGTTCTCCCAGCCTCGTCCTTCGTGCTGCAGGGCCCCGTGGTGACAGAGTCTTCTGTGATGGGGCACCTGGTTTGCTGTCTGTGCGGCAAGTGGGCCAGTTACCGGAACATGGGCGACCTCTTTGGACCCTTTTACCCCCAAGATTATGCAGCCACTCTCCccaagaatccacctcccaagaGGGCCGCGGAAACGCAGAGCAAGGTGAAGGTCCGGCACAAAAGCGCTTCGAACGGCTCCAAGACGGAcactgaggaggaggaagagcagcagcagcagaaggagcagaggagcctggccgcgCACCCCAGGTTTAAGCGGCGACACCGCTCGGAAGACTGTGCCGGAGGCCCCCGGTCCCTGTCCAGGGGGCTCCCTTGTAAAAAAGCCACCACCGAGGGCAGCAGCGAAAAGACTGTTTTGGACTCAAAGCCCTCCGTGCCCACCACTTCAGAAGGTGGCCCCGAGTTGGAGTTACAAATCCCTGAACTACCTCTCGACAGCAATGAATTTTGGGTCCACGAGGGTTGTATTCTCTGGGCCAATGGAATCTACCTGGTCTGTGGCCGGCTCTATGGCCTGCAGGAAGCGCTGGAAATAGCCAGAGAGATG TAG